A segment of the Mangrovimonas sp. YM274 genome:
AATTTACGTCAAACAGATTCGGCACTTAGCGACATTTCAGAATACAAAGCCATTAAGCTGCTCAACAAACTTAATCGCCTCAAGTATCTTAGCAGAGAAAGGGAACTGTCTCAGCACCCTACCCCTCCTGCTCCTTTAAGTTGAAATTTTACATTTTTTTAACTAACCCAACACATCTAAACCCCTCATAGGGGCGTATTTATAGTATATAAAAGCAACAAATAAATGAACAAACATTTCTGTAAAGTAGGAACCATCAGACCAAACCTTGAGAAGGTTTCCAGTCTGAACGATTTGGAAAGAAAACATTCCAATTTCATCGAAGAAGCATATAATCTAACACAAACCGATTCTGGACTGAGCGACGTGTTATACCATGAAGCTTCAAAACTTAGAAGAAGAATCTCGCGCCTTAAAGGTATTAGCTCAAATACTCTTGATGCAGCCTTTTGAAGTACACAAATGCTTGGGTGAGCCTTGAACCGTACCATGAGAACATTTCTCCATCTACCAATAATATTTTGGCAGAGGGCACAATGTCCTTTAAAATGTTGGTATCGTCCTCTTTAAACGGGTAAGGCTCACTGGATAGCAGAATAAGCTCGACACCTTCCAAAGAACTTTCATCAATCTGAATTTCTGGATACCTTGATAAATGACCAAAGTGATTGTCAAATCCCTGAATTTCCATTAAATAGTTTATAAAACTATCATTGGCAGCTACCATCCAAGGTGATTTCCAAATAAAATAAGCCGTCCTAAATCGAGGGTAATCTTCCACAAACTCTTTAAAATCTAAAAGCTGAGCCTGCAAGCGCTCCTGTAATTCCGTAGCACGAGTTTCTACACCAAAGATACTGCCATACATACCAATTAGTTCCAAGCAATCCGAAAACCCTAACACATCACTAATGTGCACAGGAGCTATCTTTACACATTCCTGCACAATCTCCAAAGTGTTCTCTTCCTTATTACACAGAATAATGTCTGGCTGAAGTGCCCTTATTTTGTCCAAGTGAATTTGCTTGGTTCCCCCAACCACCGTCACCTCATCCCGAATACTCCTTGGATGCACACAAAACTTGGTCACTCCAACTAAGTGGTCTTTCAAGCCCAAATCGCATAACAGTTCTGTTTGGCTTGGCACCAAAGACACTATGCGCTTGGGTTTGTCATGTAAAACAACAGACCGGTATAGCTGATCTTTGTAAATATTCATTGCAACGGAGGAAGCTAATTTTTGACTATTTAGACCTTTAAAAGTTCTTGCATTTGCTCTTGAAGTGCCTTTGCTTCTTTAGCTGCAGCCTCGGCAAAATCCTCACCTTTAGATGCGTAAATAATTCCTCTTGAAGAGTTGATCAACAAACCAACTTGATCATTCATACCATATTTGCACACCTCCTGTAAGTTACCTCCCTGCGCTCCAACACCAGGTACCAATAAGAAGCTATTTGGAATAATGGTTCTAATATCAGCAAGATATTCTGCTTTGGTAGCCCCCACTACATACATTAAGTTTTCTGAGTTCTTGTAAGTCTTTGAGGTTTCCAAAACATGCTTGTACAATTCTTTTCCTTCTATAAGCTTTGTTTGGAAATCAAAAGCTCCTTCATTGGAAGTCAAGGCGAGTAATATTGTATGTTTATCCTCAAAAGCTAAAAACGGTTCCACAGAATCCTTTCCCATATAAGGAGCAATGGTAACACTATCAAAGGCTAAATCCTCAAAAAAAGCCTTGGCATACATGGTGCTTGTATTACCAATATCACCACGCTTGGCGTCAGCTATGGTAAATAGCTCAGGATAATTTTCATTAATATAGGAAATGGTCTTTTCCAAAGCTTGCCACCCTTTCAATCCATAGGCTTCAAAAAACGCAATATTAGGCTTGTAAGCCACACACAAGTCATGTGTAGCATCAATAATAGCTTTATTAAAAGCGAATATAGGATCCTCTTCTTTAAGCAAATGAGTTGGAATTTTGTTAAGGTCTACGTCCAACCCTACACATAGGAAAGAGTTTTTTATTTTAATCTGTTCTACAAGTTGCTCTGTGGTCACAATACTTAATTTATAGCGTTATTTTGATTTAAATTTTTAGGCACAAAAAAGCCTCAAAAAAGAGGCTAATTGTTATGGTTTAGATGACATCGTCACCTGCTTTCAACTTCTCAGTGTTTTCAGCAAGCATCAATTCATCAATTATTTTTTGAATATCTCCATTCACAATATTGGATAGATCGTAAAGGGTCAACCCAATTCGGTGATCAGTTACACGACCTTGTGGGTAGTTGTAAGTTCTAATCTTGGCACTACGGTCTCCAGACGACACCATGCTGCCACGTTTTGCAGCGTCTTCCTCCTGCTTCTTGGCCAACTCCAGATCGTACAAACGCGAACGCAATACCTTAAAGGCTTTTTCTTTGTTTTTATGCTGTGATTTTTGATCCTGACACTGCGCCACCAAACCTGTTGGAATATGCGTTAAACGCACCGCAGAATAGGTAGTATTCACCGACTGACCTCCTGGACCAGAAGAACAGAAGTAGTCAATTCTTACATCCTTAGGGTCAATTTGCACATCAAATTCCTCTGCTTCTGGAAATACCATTACCGTAGCAGCACTTGTATGTACACGTCCCTGTGTTTCGGTTTGAGGTACACGCTGTACACGGTGCACACCTGCCTCAAACTTTAAGGTTCCGTAAACATCTTCTCCCGAAACTTCAAACTGAATCTCTTTAAAACCACCACTGGTCCCTTCACTATAATCTACAACATCTACTTTCCAGCCTTTGCTCTCACAATATTTGGTGTACATTCTAAACAAATCCCCGGCAAAAATACTGGCCTCGTCTCCTCCTGTTCCCGCACGAAGTTCCATCACTGCGTTTTTAGCATCTTCCGGATCTTTAGGAATCAAAAGGAACTTGATTTCGTCTTCCATTTTAGGAATACTCCCCTTAGCCTCTTCAAGCTGCATTTTGGCCATTTCTACCATTTCAGGGTCGCTTCCATCGGCAAGAATCTCTTCAGCCTCCTTAAGGTTATCAATCAGCGTTTTATATTCTTCACGCTTATCAACTAACAACTTAAGGTCCTTATATTCTTTATTTAATTGTATATAACGCTTTTGGTCTGCAATAATATCAGGTTGGATGATCAAATCACTGACCTCATCAAAACGCTGTTTTACGATATTTAATTTATCTAACATTTGCCTTTTTAAATTGTGCCGCAAAAATACGATAATTTATGAATTGTTGAATTGATAATATCCACAAATACGTTTCGCATGGCATTTAAAGGGATTCAAAAAAAATAAAAAAAAGCACCTTTACTCAAAATAAAGGTGCTCTCTTTGTTTTAATGCTTATTTATGCTCTATCCGCACTTGGAAGATCCACAATCTGTACAGGTCAAACAACCTTCTTGGTAAATCAAGTTGTCTGAATTACAGTTGGAACATTTTCCTTTGGCTTTGGTTCCATCCTCTACGTATCGTTTGATAGCTCTTACTACCCCATTCTTCCATGTACTAATAGACTCACCGTCCAATTGCAAACTGTTAATCAAGTCAACAATCTTCTCAATTGGCATACCGTGACGCAAGGTACTAGAGATTAACTTAGCATAGTTCCAGAACTCTGGGTTGAATTTATGAGATAAGCCTTCAATAGTGGTTTTGTAACCTCTTTTGTTTTGATATTGGAAATCGTAACGAGACGTACCGTCTTCATTTCTATTTTTAATGATTACACCGTCCGTAACCCATCTTGGAATCAAGATCCCATCTTCATCATCGGCTAAACCTGTAAAAATTTCATAAGGCTGTCCCTCAATCAAACCAATGAAAGCAATCCATTTTTCCTTATTGTTTTGAAACCTTACCACATCAGCTTCCAATACTTGAGGGCGCTTTGTTGGGAATGCCGTCAACGTTTCGTTTTCATCTTCTTTCTTTTCTGAATTAGAAATCAATACACCAGAACGAGAACCATCTCTATAAACGGTTACACCTTTACAACCTACTTCCCAAGCTTTCAAGTACAGTTCACCTACCAATTCTTCCGAAACGTTACTTGGCAAGTTAATAGTTACACTAATAGAGTGGTCTACCCATTTTTGTACAGCTCCCTGCATACTCACCTTACTCAACCAATTTACATCATTGGAAGTAGCCTTATAATATGGAGACTCTTTTACCAATTCATCCAATTCCTCTTGTGAGTAATTTTTTGTAATATCATGTCCCTTAACTTGCATCCATTGCTTAAAGCGGTGGTGGAATACCACGTACTCTTCCCAAGAATCACCTACCTCATCAACAAAGTCTATGCGAGCTTCCTTGTCGTTAGGGTTTACTTTTCTACGACGTTTGTAAACTGGTAAGAATACAGGTTCAATACCAGAAGATGTTTGCGTCATTAAACTTGTAGTTCCCGTTGGAGCAATAGTTAACAAAGCAATGTTACGACGCCCGTATTCCATCATTTCATAGTAAAGCTTTTCATCAGCTTCTTTCAATCTTAAAATGAATGGATTGTCTTTTTCAAGTTCAGCATCGTAAATTGTAAAAGCTCCACGTTCCTTAGCTGTATACACAGATCCTCTATAAGCCGCAATGGCCAATGTTTTATGAACTTCTACAGAGAAAGCATTTCCTTCTTCAGATCCATATTGAATCCCTAAGGCAGCTAACATATCTCCTTCTGCCGTAATACCAATACCTGTACGACGTCCTTCGTAAGCCTTTTGACGAATGTTCAACCAAAGGTTTCTTTCGATAGCCTTGATTTCATCAGATTCTGGATCGGCATCAATTTTAGCTAGGATTACATCAATCTTCTCCAATTCCAGGTCAATGATATCATCCATCATGCGTTGTGCATAGGCTACGTGCTTTTTGAACAACTCGAAGTTGAAAGAAGCAGTGTCCGTAAATGGATTTTCTACATAAGAAAATAAGTTGATGGCCAGTAATCGACAAGAATCATAAGGACATAAAGGAATCTCTCCACATGGGTTTGTGGATACTGTTTTATAACCAAACTCGGCATAACAATCCGGAATAGACTCTCTAGCAATGGTATCCCAGAATAAAATTCCCGGCTCAGCTGATTTCCATGCGTTGTGAACAATTTTCTTCCAAAGCGAAGTCGCGTCGATTGTTTTGCTTGCTTGTGGGTTATCACTAAAAATAGGATAGGTTTGTTTGTACTCAGTCCCCTCCTTAACGGCTTTCATGAACTCATCATCGATTCTTACAGAAACATTGGCTCCTGTAACTTTTCCCTGCTCAAGTTTTGCATCAACGAAGGCCTCAGAGTCTGGATGGTTAACAGAAATAGACAACATTAAAGCTCCACGACGTCCGTCTTGTGCTACTTCTCTTGTTGAATTTGAATAGCGCTCCATGAAAGGAACGATTCCTGTAGAGGTCAAAGCCGAGTTTTTGACATCGCTCCCTTTAGGACGGATGTGCGACAAATCGTGCCCAACACCTCCACGACGTTTCATTAACTGCACCTGCTCTTGGTCCACTTTCATGATTCCTCCATAGGAATCAGAATCTCCTCCGTTACCAATTACAAAACAGTTGGACAAAGACCCTACTTGGTATTTATTTCCAATCCCTGCCATAGGACTTCCCTGTGGCACGATGTACTTGAAATCCTTGATTAAATCAAAAATTTCTTCTTCACTCATAGCATTAGGATAACGGGCTTCTATCCTTGCTATTTCACTAGCGATTCGCCTGTGCATATCATTTGGAGTGAGCTCATAAATATTACCATCTGAATCTTTTAAAGCATACTTATTCACCCATACGCGAGCGGCTAAATCATCACCCTTAAAATAGTCTAATGAAGCTTGAAATGCTTCTTCTTGAGTATAAATTCTTTTGGACACTGGAGAAGTATCGACTTTCATAATAGCTGAGTTTTATATTAGAAAAGGTTATTTAAATCGGAATGATTTTCTAGATGTAAAAGTAGATTATTTTAAAACACCCTTTACATCACAAAAAATAAAGTTATCAATAATCACTTGTTAATTTATTGATAATCAAATAATTAAAAAATAATAAATTTCAAAAAGTTGACAAATAATAAAAACGGCTTGTTTTTGTCAGAATAACAATTCTTAGTCTAAAAAGCCACAACGACACCAACTCCCAAGAGTTGCTTCCATTGAATACGGGCTCCATTTTTTTCATATTCCCCTTCAACTTCTGTGGCTTCCAGATTTTTAACATCGTTGTCGTAAATGAGGTGCGACCCAAAACTGGTCTTGACATATTTATTGACCTTAAAATTTAGAAGTAATTCCCAATCTATATCAATGTTTCCAAAACTATTGATGTAATCGGTATATAAACTAAGACGGTTAATTAAATTGATATTTTCATAAACCGGCGTTTCATAGGCATTGGTAAACAATATTCCCATTTCTGTCCTAACCCGTTGTCCGGGACTAATCACATTACCTTCTAAATCCAAAACAGCTGGTGACACACCAAAAGATCCCGCATTAGCCAACGCCTCATCCAAAACGAATGTAGACTTAAACGTCATTGGCGAAAAATAAAAAGAAAGCTTTTCTATATTTTTTCCATACTCGACACCTCCTCCTAGAAAGAGATAACCGGGCGCCATAAATTGGGAAATCGGTTTACTGGTTTCTGGATATTTGTAACCGTTGGTAAGCTGCGTTTTAAAATTGAACCGCGCCGAATAAAACCAATTGGTTAAGGTATCCCTTCGATACCCTAGATTAGACACTAGTTCTATTACATCATCCGTCTTTCTCATTTCCTGCCCTTGCTGCTTATTGATTCCATAACGCAAGGTTCCGACAGACTGCCATGAAAAGTTTTTGTACTTATATCCTAAATTAGACACCAGCCCCAATAAAGCAGATATAGAATTACTACCCCCAGAGTTCCAATTAACGAAGGCTACTTCGCTAAGATCAAAACCAACTTTATTACTCTGGGTCCATTTTGGTTTAACATCATGTTTAATTTCTCTTTTTACAAATAATGAATCGGGTTGCGCCCAAACACTTTGCACAAAAAGAATTAGAAAAAGAACTAGAACATTTTTCATCAAAACCAAAAACTTATAATAGATTAAAATTCATTAATAGTTGAACGTTCCAAATTCACTTTCTATTGTAAGTTTTTTATTTTCCGAAGCCTCTACCCTTCCAACAATTTGGGCATCGACATTGAAAGATTTCGAAATAGCAATAATATCCTCGGCAATTTCTGGAGAGACATACAATTCCATTCTATGACCACAGTTAAACACTTGGTACATTTCTTTCCAATCGGTTTTTGATTGTTCTTGGATTAGTTTAAACAGGGGTGGTACAGGAAACAAATTATCCTTAATCACATGAAGGCTATCTATAAAGTGTAATACCTTAGTTTGGGCTCCACCAGAACAATGCACCATTCCATGGATATTTTCACTGGTATATTTTGACAAAATTCTTTTGATAATTGGTGCGTAGGTTCTTGTTGGCGACAATACCAACTTTCCAGCATCTAAGGGAGAATCTTCAACAGCATCAGTCAATTTCACTTGCCCAGAATACACCAATTCCTCTGGTACAGAAGCATCAAAACTCTCTGGGAATTTTTCTGCCAAATATTTATGGAACACATCATGACGGGCTGATGTTAAACCATTACTTCCCATTCCACCGTTATACTCCTTTTCGTAACTAGCTTGCCCAGAAGATGACAATCCAACAATCACATCACCAGCCTTTATATTAGCATTGTCTATAACATCAGTACGCTTCATTCTAGCTGTAACCGTAGAATCTACAATAATGGTACGTACCAAATCTCCAACATCGGCAGTTTCCCCACCTGTTGAGTGAATCGTTACTCCAAAATCCTTTAATTCTGAAATCAATTCTTCCGTTCCATTGATAATAGCAGAAATCACTTCCCCTGGAACCAAGTTTTTGTTTCTACCAATTGTAGAAGACAACATGATATTATCCGTAGCCCCCACACATAAAAGATCATCAATATTCATGATCAATGCGTCTTGAGCAATCCCCTTCCAAACAGACACGTCACCGGTTTCTTTCCAATACATATAGGCCAAGGAACTTTTGGTCCCCGCACCATCAGCATGCATGATCAAACAATAATCCTCATCGTTGGTAAGAAAATCAGGCACAATCTTGCAAAAAGCCTTAGGGAACAACCCTTTATCAATATTCTTAATTGCATTATGGACATCTTCTTTGGAGGCAGAAACACCTCTTTGCGCGTATCTTTTACTTATATCTTGGCTCATGAAATCTAATTATGGCACAAAAATAAGGATTGTAATTTATTTTTCAGAGGAATCCGGACTTACTTATGGCTTTTAACAGAAAAAAAAGACAAATAAATTAATAAGTAATTTACTTGTCTTTTTCGTACTAAAACATTAAACTAAAAACTTAAGTTTTAAATACATCTTGTAGCAGTAAAAGAATGTTACATATCGGTTGGAGACTTCCCTTTCTGAACCGAAACTATATTGTCCGTTTTTTTCAAATCGTCTTTAACATCTTCGGAGTCTTCCTGGGAAAACAACAATGTAGCAAACAAGAGTACGGCTACGCTTAGCAGTAACTTCTTCATTTTACAAATAATTGATTAATAGCATTGTAAATGTAACAAATTATGTCTGCATTTGTAAATGTTTCACTGCTTTTTTATCCCCAAAAACCAATAATTTCGATTATTCGTAAAATACTAAGATGAAATGCACTACCAACAAGTTTCATGTACGTATTATTACGTAGCCCAAACAAGAAACATATCTATATCGTCTCTAAAAACAAAACTTAAACAGCACATTATCAACTACTTAACAAAAAGTAATTCACGATATTTAGTTAACGGCCATAGTTCATCATCCACCAATAATTCCAATTTATCACAGTGATATCTTATTCCATCAAATAATGGTTTTACGGTGTTACAATAGGCCAACGCCTTTTTATCTATCTTTTCAATTTTATTAGCCTCTTTCCTTACTCCAATCATTTTAGTTACATTGGCATTTATAGCCTCAATATGACCTGAAATTTCCTTGATAAGATTTAATTGTTCTTTTGCCAAATCCTTAAACTCGGCTCCAAAAATCTCCTTAAGCCCCTTTACATTCTCTATTAACCTATTTTGATATCTAACAGCCGTAGGCACTACATGATTTCGCGCAATATCCCCTAAAACTCGTCCTTCTATTTGAATGCGGTGAATATAATCTTCCATCTCAATTTCATAACGCGCTTGAGATTCAATCTTATTCATTACCCCTAAGCCCTCAAAAAGCTCTATAACTTTAGGAGACACTTTTACCTTAAGAGCTTCAGGCGTTGTTTTATTGTTACTCAACTTTCGTTTTTTGGCTTCCTTTTCCCAGGCTTCGCTATATCCATTACCTTCAAATAAAATAGCTTTTGAAATTTTGATATACTCCCTCAACACATTAAAAATAGCCTCATCCTTCTTCAGTTTCTTTTTATCAATCAATACATCAACCTCCTGCTTAAAGTCCATTAACTGTTTCGCTACAATGCTATTCAACACTGTCATAGGATTAGCGCAATTAGCCTTGGAACCAACAGCGCGAAACTCGAATTTATTCCCTGTAAAGGCAAAAGGAGAAGTTCTATTCCTATCGGTATTATCCAATAAAATTTCAGGAATTTTTCCAACAACATTCAACTTCAAATCGGTCTTTTCTGCTGGAGACAACTTTCCGTCTGTGACATTCTCAAGTTCATTCAATACACTGCTCAATTGCTGACCAATAAATACCGACATGATAGCAGGAGGTGCTTCATTAGCCCCCAACCTATGGTCATTACTAGCTGAAGCCACGGCCGCTCGCAATAACTCTTCATTATCGTGTACAGCTTTAATAGTGTTTATGAAGAATGTTAAAAACTGAAGGTTGCTCATAGGCGTTTTCCCCGGGCTCAATAAATTTACCCCAGTATCAGTACCCAAACTCCAATTATTATGTTTTCCTGAGCCATTCACTCCCATAAAAGGCTTTTCATGGAACAAGACTTTAAAATGATGACGTTCGGCCACCTTACTCATTACATCCATTAAAAGAGAGTTATGATCTACCGCTAAATTGGCTTCATCAAAAATTGGAGCCAATTCAAATTGATTTGGAGCCACTTCATTATGTCTTGTTTTCACCGGAATTCCCAATAGCATACATTCATTTTCCAAATCGCGCATATAAGCCATTGCCCTGTTTGGAATAGTTCCAAAATAATGGTCGTCCAATTGCTGTCCTTTTGCAGCAGAATGCCCTAACAAGGTGCGCCCAGTAAGCACAATATCCGGCCTGGAAGCCACCAAACCACTATCAATTAAAAAGTACTCCTGCTCCCAACCTAATGAGGCATTTACCTTTCTAACATTTTTGTCGAAATATTTACATACCGCAACAGCTGCCGTGTCTACTGCTTGCAAGGCACGCAACAAAGGGGTCTTGTAATCCAATGCTTCCCCTGTGTAAGCCACAAACACCGTAGGTATACATAATGTCGTTTCATATATGAAGGCTGGAGAGGTAGGATCCCAAGCAGTATACCCCCTTGCTTCAAAAGTATTTCTAATACCTCCGTGCGGAAAACTGGAAGCATCAGGCTCCTGTTGTACCAACTGTCCTCCATCAAATTTTTCTATGGCAACTCCTCCTCCCAAAGGCTCAAAAAAAGCATCGTGCTTTTCGGCTGTGGCCCCTGTCAAAGGCTGAAACCAATGCGTATAATGAGTAGCCCCTTTGGAAATAGCCCATTCTTTCATTCCTGCAGCTATATGGTCGGCAATGGTACGATCTATCTTAAATCCAAATCTGCTAGCATCCATGACACTATTACAAGCCTCTTTGGTTAGATATTGACGCATGGCGACCTCATTAAAAACCTTTGCACCAAAAATAGCAGACCGACGTTCCTTAAAATCCATTTTCAAGGGCACTCTATCAAAAGACTCCTTGACAGCATGAAATCGTAATGTTGACATATATAATTATTTAGACCACAAAAATAGTTTGTAGCAACCTGTTGGTAAAAGTAATTTCACCATAATTATTAACAATATCGCATTTTCAAGCTTAAAAACATCCCCATTTTAGAAATAACCCTAAAAAAATAAGGGTATGACTAAAAAATTAATCAGCTGTTAATAAAATCACCCCTAAAAAAAGGTAGTTAATATCAAAACTTTTATATTTGCCCTATTAATTGATAATATTTTTACACAATGGCAAAATCAAAACTTGAGTACATTTGGCTAGATGGTTATTACCCTACTCAAAACATGAGAAGCAAAACTAAAATTGAAGAAGATTTTAGTGGTAAATTAGAAGACTGTCCTGTTTGGTCTTTTGATGGAAGTTCAACAAAACAAGCTGAAGGAGGATCTTCTGATTGCCTTTTGAAGCCAGTTGCTATTTACCCTGACCCTGCAAGAAAAGACGGGTACTTGGTAATGACAGAGGTTTTAAATGCTGACGGAACACCTCACGAATCAAACGGAAGAGCTACCATTGATGATGATGACAATGATTTCTGGTTCGGATTCGAACAAGAATACTTCATCATGGACACGCATACTCAATTGCCATTAGGATTCCCTATTGGAGGCTACCCTGGTCCTCAAGGAATGTACTACTGTTCTGTAGGTGGAAGAAACACTCACGGAAGAGACATCGTTGAAGAACATGCTGACTTATGTATCGAGGCCGGTTTGAACTTTGAAGGGATCAATCAAGAAGTTGCCTGTGGACAATGGGAATTTCAATTATTCGCCAAAGGTGCTAAAAAAGCTGGAGATGAGATTTGGATTGCTCGCTACCTAATGGATCGTTTAACCGAAAAATACGGATACTATATTGAATACCATCCTAAGCCAGTAAAAGGTGATTGGAATGGTTCTGGAATGCACGCAAACTTCTCTAACTCTGTGTTGAGAACTTGTGGAGACAAAGAAACTTATATGAAAATTTGTGAAGCTTTCCGTCCGGTTGTTGATGAGCACATTGCTGTTTACGGTGAGTTCAACGACGAACGTTTGACTGGTAAGCACGAAACCGCTTCTATCAACGATTTCAGCTATGGCATTTCAGATAGAGGTGCGTCAATTAGAATTCCAATTATTACCGTTGAGAAAGGTTGGAAAGGATGGTTGGAAGATCGTCGTCCAGCATCCAACGGAGACCCATACAAAATCGCGGGTAGAATTGTAAAGACAGTAAAATCTGCAGTATTGGATTAAATTTGTTCTTAACCATAAATGGTCAAAAGCTTACATTAATTTGTAAGCTTTTGTTTTTTTTATGACACCGATAAATAAACAAACACCAAATAGGCCCCAAACAACACCATCCCCTTTAACCTACCTATTTCATATCGTTTCGGAGTAAATACCATAGGAATTAAAATAGCCGCAAACCCAATCATCCAGAAAATATTTGTAGAGAGAATTTCAGGTGTTTCAGGATTTACAGCTATTGGCTTTACAATTGACGTCAACCCCAATACCGAGGCAATATTAAAGATGTTAGATCCTATTAAATTCCCCAAAGAAATGGCTTTTTCCTTTTTTAACGCAGCAATTACAGAAGCCGCCAATTCGGGCACGCTGGTCCCTATGGCAATCACTGTCACAGAAATGGCATATTCACTGATCCCCACAGCTAACGCCAACTCCTTAGCTCCCATCACAAGCCATTCGCTTCCAAAATAAAGTGCTGCTGCACCAATTAAAAGCCAAATAACGATTTTAAAATTTGAGGTTTCCTGAAGTGCGTCGTCCACTTCTTCCAGATTAACCTTAATCTTCTTTCTGGAATCTCTTATCATGATGACCAAAAAGACCGTTAAAGCCAACATAAAAAATACGCCTTCCCAGGCACTCAATAACATATCTTCTCTTAAAAAAGCATAAAGTAGCATAGACAAAATCATCATCATAGGCCAATTCAACCTATAAAAATCCCTATCAACCACAAGTGGGGAAATGAGCGCCGTAATCCCCAGCACCAAACCTATATTAGCAATATTGGACCCGATTACATTTCCAAGAGAAATATCGGAAGAGCCCTCCAGGGCAGCCTGCAAACTAACCAATAGTTCAGGTGCTGAAGTTGCAAAAGACACT
Coding sequences within it:
- a CDS encoding calcium/sodium antiporter, with product MSIVWVVLGLLLLVVGGEFLVRSSVALSFKLKLSKLVIGMTVVSFATSAPELLVSLQAALEGSSDISLGNVIGSNIANIGLVLGITALISPLVVDRDFYRLNWPMMMILSMLLYAFLREDMLLSAWEGVFFMLALTVFLVIMIRDSRKKIKVNLEEVDDALQETSNFKIVIWLLIGAAALYFGSEWLVMGAKELALAVGISEYAISVTVIAIGTSVPELAASVIAALKKEKAISLGNLIGSNIFNIASVLGLTSIVKPIAVNPETPEILSTNIFWMIGFAAILIPMVFTPKRYEIGRLKGMVLFGAYLVFVYLSVS
- a CDS encoding AIR synthase related protein produces the protein MSQDISKRYAQRGVSASKEDVHNAIKNIDKGLFPKAFCKIVPDFLTNDEDYCLIMHADGAGTKSSLAYMYWKETGDVSVWKGIAQDALIMNIDDLLCVGATDNIMLSSTIGRNKNLVPGEVISAIINGTEELISELKDFGVTIHSTGGETADVGDLVRTIIVDSTVTARMKRTDVIDNANIKAGDVIVGLSSSGQASYEKEYNGGMGSNGLTSARHDVFHKYLAEKFPESFDASVPEELVYSGQVKLTDAVEDSPLDAGKLVLSPTRTYAPIIKRILSKYTSENIHGMVHCSGGAQTKVLHFIDSLHVIKDNLFPVPPLFKLIQEQSKTDWKEMYQVFNCGHRMELYVSPEIAEDIIAISKSFNVDAQIVGRVEASENKKLTIESEFGTFNY
- a CDS encoding glutamine synthetase III encodes the protein MSTLRFHAVKESFDRVPLKMDFKERRSAIFGAKVFNEVAMRQYLTKEACNSVMDASRFGFKIDRTIADHIAAGMKEWAISKGATHYTHWFQPLTGATAEKHDAFFEPLGGGVAIEKFDGGQLVQQEPDASSFPHGGIRNTFEARGYTAWDPTSPAFIYETTLCIPTVFVAYTGEALDYKTPLLRALQAVDTAAVAVCKYFDKNVRKVNASLGWEQEYFLIDSGLVASRPDIVLTGRTLLGHSAAKGQQLDDHYFGTIPNRAMAYMRDLENECMLLGIPVKTRHNEVAPNQFELAPIFDEANLAVDHNSLLMDVMSKVAERHHFKVLFHEKPFMGVNGSGKHNNWSLGTDTGVNLLSPGKTPMSNLQFLTFFINTIKAVHDNEELLRAAVASASNDHRLGANEAPPAIMSVFIGQQLSSVLNELENVTDGKLSPAEKTDLKLNVVGKIPEILLDNTDRNRTSPFAFTGNKFEFRAVGSKANCANPMTVLNSIVAKQLMDFKQEVDVLIDKKKLKKDEAIFNVLREYIKISKAILFEGNGYSEAWEKEAKKRKLSNNKTTPEALKVKVSPKVIELFEGLGVMNKIESQARYEIEMEDYIHRIQIEGRVLGDIARNHVVPTAVRYQNRLIENVKGLKEIFGAEFKDLAKEQLNLIKEISGHIEAINANVTKMIGVRKEANKIEKIDKKALAYCNTVKPLFDGIRYHCDKLELLVDDELWPLTKYRELLFVK
- a CDS encoding glutamine synthetase beta-grasp domain-containing protein produces the protein MAKSKLEYIWLDGYYPTQNMRSKTKIEEDFSGKLEDCPVWSFDGSSTKQAEGGSSDCLLKPVAIYPDPARKDGYLVMTEVLNADGTPHESNGRATIDDDDNDFWFGFEQEYFIMDTHTQLPLGFPIGGYPGPQGMYYCSVGGRNTHGRDIVEEHADLCIEAGLNFEGINQEVACGQWEFQLFAKGAKKAGDEIWIARYLMDRLTEKYGYYIEYHPKPVKGDWNGSGMHANFSNSVLRTCGDKETYMKICEAFRPVVDEHIAVYGEFNDERLTGKHETASINDFSYGISDRGASIRIPIITVEKGWKGWLEDRRPASNGDPYKIAGRIVKTVKSAVLD